The Triticum aestivum cultivar Chinese Spring chromosome 7B, IWGSC CS RefSeq v2.1, whole genome shotgun sequence genome window below encodes:
- the LOC123157887 gene encoding uncharacterized protein, which translates to MPRKIIMFLWRLSHNTLPVRLNLKRRGIDLDTICPMCNRLDEDGGHAFLKCKFAKALWREAKQEHVRGLLLSCTDAKQSVETLLSLENATSMFCICLMWNLWNARNAVNNGDRCPSAAAIVSSTAIQVTEFSEHLHIPSCSVIAPNERWSKPPEDFLKINIDGSFLKNNSTGGWGFCVRDASGDVVGAGMGQIHFLSDALHAESIACLKAIEFATEVGFGLIIIETDSTVLATALLSNELDTARIGILFREAKFLLFTSFIEFKVHVCKRACNSVAHVLATHGAHMSQGGTMYWHDAVPDIVSSVVASDLAASASVC; encoded by the coding sequence ATGCCTAGGAAAATCATCATGTTCCTTTGGAGATTGAGTCACAACACCCTTCCTGTCCGGTTAAATCTTAAACGTCGTGGAATTGACCTGGATACCATCTGTCCGATGTGCAATCGCCTTGACGAGGATGGTGGCCATGCCTTCCTCAAATGTAAATTTGCAAAGGCTCTTTGGCGGGAAGCTAAACAGGAGCATGTAAGGGGTTTGCTTCTCAGTTGTACTGATGCAAAACAATCAGTCGAAACTCTACTAAGCCTGGAGAATGCGACATCCATGttctgcatttgtttgatgtggaATTTGTGGAATGCTAGAAATGCAGTTAATAATGGTGATAGGTGTCCGTCAGCAGCGGCTATCGTTTCCTCTACTGCTATACAAGTTACAGAATTTTCTGAACATCTTCATATACCTTCATGTTCAGTTATTGCCCCTAATGAGCGCTGGTCTAAGCCTCCTGAAGACTTCCTAAAGATAAACATTGATGGTTCGTTCCTAAAAAATAACAGTACAGGAGGTTGGGGTTTTTGTGTTAGGGATGCTTCTGGAGATGTCGTCGGTGCTGGCATGGGCCAAATCCACTTCCTGTCGGATGCTTTGCATGCAGAGTCGATAGCTTGTCTGAAGGCGATTGAGTTTGCTACTGAAGTTGGGTTTGGGCTTATCATCATTGAAACAGACTCCACAGTGCTAGCCACAGCTCTTCTTTCCAATGAATTGGATACTGCTCGTATCGGAATTCTCTTTCGGGAGGCAAAATTTCTTCTTTTTACTAGCTTTATTGAGTTTAAAGTGCATGTGTGTAAGCGTGCCTGTAACTCAGTGGCACATGTTCTGGCTACCCATGGTGCCCATATGTCCCAGGGAGGTACCATGTATTGGCATGACGCTGTTCCTGACATTGTATCTTCTGTGGTGGCTAGCGATCTAGCTGCTTCTGCTTCTGTATGTTAA